Proteins encoded by one window of Glycine soja cultivar W05 chromosome 15, ASM419377v2, whole genome shotgun sequence:
- the LOC114387264 gene encoding PHD finger protein ALFIN-LIKE 4-like isoform X1, with amino-acid sequence MEALSRSVEEIFEDFQGRRAGIIKALTTDVEDFYSQCDPEKENLCLYGFPNEQWEVNLPVEEVPPELPEPVLGINFARDGMLEKDWLSLVAVHSDTWLLALAFYFGARFGFDKTDRKRLFGMINELPTIFEVVTGEAKKQVKEKSSVSNNSGSKSKSNSKAQASETQGRQSKALQTKDEDEELEEQDNDEHGDTLCGACGENYGTDEFWICCDICEKWFHGKCVKITPARAELIKQYKCPSCSNKRAR; translated from the exons ATGGAGGCACTAAGTCGCTCCGTGGAAGAAATATTCGAGGATTTCCAGGGCCGAAGAGCCGGCATCATCAAAGCCCTTACCACCG ATGTTGAAGATTTCTACAGCCAATGTGATCCTG AGAAGGAGAATTTGTGCTTATATGGATTTCCTAATGAGCAATGGGAGGTAAATTTACCCGTTGAAGAAGTTCCTCCAGAGCTTCCTGAGCCTGTCCTAGGCATTAACTTTGCTAGGGATGGCATGCTGGAAAAAGACTGGTTATCATTAGTTGCTGTTCATAGTGATACATGGTTACTTGCCCTTGCCTTTTATTTTGGAGCCAGATTTGGATTTGATAAAACTGACAG GAAACGACTATTCGGTATGATCAATGAACTACCAACAATATTTGAAGTTGTTACTGGTGAAGCAAAGAAACAAGTTAAAGAGAAGTCTTCGGTTTCAAACAACAGTGGCAGCAAATCTAAGTCTAACTCTAAAGCG CAGGCTTCCGAAACCCAGGGCAGACAGTCAAAGGCATTACAAACAAAAGATGAGGATGAAGAACTAGAAGAGCAAGATAACGATGAACATGGAGATACCTTGTGTGGGGCATGTGGTGAGAATTATGGTACTGATGAATTCTGGATTTGCTGTGACATCTGTGAGAAGTGGTTCCATGGCAAATGTGTGAAGATCACCCCTGCTAGAGCAGAGCTTATCAAGCAATACAAGTGCCCATCATGCAGTAACAAGAGAGCTCGCTAA
- the LOC114387263 gene encoding solute carrier family 25 member 44-like, whose product MNLGAAEEEESAAQVRVPAEIDWHKLDKSKFFCLGAALFSGVSATLYPVVVLKTRQQVFPSQISCIKTAFSLIRLEGLRALYRGFGTSLMGTIPARALYMAALEITKSSVGTATLKFGVAEPTAATVANGAAGLSAAMAAQLVWTPVDVVSQRLMVQGVSNSSKSSNQYMNGIDAFRKILKKDGAKGLYRGFGISILTYAPSNAVWWASYSVAQRMVWGGVGWCLCKKGCGGEGELRPDSKTVMAVQGVSAAMAGGMSALITMPLDTIKTRLQVLDGDENGRRGPTVMQTVRKLVREGGWMACYRGLGPRWASMSMSATTMITTYEFLKRLSMKNQEVLT is encoded by the coding sequence ATGAACTTGGGTgcagccgaggaagaagaaTCGGCTGCACAAGTTCGTGTTCCTGCGGAAATCGATTGGCACAAACTCGATAAATCCAAGTTTTTCTGCCTCGGTGCAGCCCTTTTCTCTGGGGTTTCCGCGACCCTTTACCCTGTTGTTGTGTTGAAAACGCGTCAACAAGTTTTTCCGTCTCAAATTTCTTGCATCAAAACCGCGTTTTCATTGATTAGACTTGAGGGTTTAAGGGCACTGTATAGAGGGTTTGGTACTTCTTTGATGGGTACAATCCCTGCTAGGGCTTTGTACATGGCTGCACTTGAGATCACCAAGAGTAGCGTAGGCACTGCTACCCTTAAGTTTGGGGTAGCTGAACCTACTGCTGCCACTGTTGCCAATGGTGCTGCTGGGTTAAGTGCAGCCATGGCAGCTCAGCTTGTGTGGACCCCAGTTGATGTTGTGAGTCAGAGGTTGATGGTTCAAGGTGTCTCTAATTCTTCTAAGTCATCAAATCAATATATGAATGGGATTGATGCCTTTAGGAAAATTCTTAAGAAAGATGGTGCTAAGGGGTTGTATAGGGGTTTTGGGATATCAATTTTGACCTATGCACCTTCCAATGCTGTTTGGTGGGCTTCATATTCTGTGGCACAGAGAATGGTTTGGGGTGGGGTTGGGTGGTGCTTGTGCAAGAAAGGTTGTGGTGGTGAGGGTGAATTGAGGCCAGATTCTAAGACAGTGATGGCTGTTCAGGGAGTGAGTGCAGCAATGGCTGGTGGCATGTCTGCTTTGATTACTATGCCATTGGATACCATCAAGACAAGGCTGCAGGTGTTGGATGGGGATGAGAACGGGCGTCGTGGACCTACAGTTATGCAGACAGTGAGGAAGTTGGTTAGGGAGGGTGGTTGGATGGCTTGTTATAGAGGGTTGGGACCTAGATGGGCTTCAATGTCAATGTCTGCGACAACTATGATCACTACATATGAGTTCCTTAAACGACTTTCCATGAAAAATCAAGAGGTTTTGACTTGA
- the LOC114387264 gene encoding PHD finger protein ALFIN-LIKE 4-like isoform X2, whose product MEALSRSVEEIFEDFQGRRAGIIKALTTDVEDFYSQCDPEKENLCLYGFPNEQWEVNLPVEEVPPELPEPVLGINFARDGMLEKDWLSLVAVHSDTWLLALAFYFGARFGFDKTDRKRLFGMINELPTIFEVVTGEAKKQVKEKSSVSNNSGSKSKSNSKAASETQGRQSKALQTKDEDEELEEQDNDEHGDTLCGACGENYGTDEFWICCDICEKWFHGKCVKITPARAELIKQYKCPSCSNKRAR is encoded by the exons ATGGAGGCACTAAGTCGCTCCGTGGAAGAAATATTCGAGGATTTCCAGGGCCGAAGAGCCGGCATCATCAAAGCCCTTACCACCG ATGTTGAAGATTTCTACAGCCAATGTGATCCTG AGAAGGAGAATTTGTGCTTATATGGATTTCCTAATGAGCAATGGGAGGTAAATTTACCCGTTGAAGAAGTTCCTCCAGAGCTTCCTGAGCCTGTCCTAGGCATTAACTTTGCTAGGGATGGCATGCTGGAAAAAGACTGGTTATCATTAGTTGCTGTTCATAGTGATACATGGTTACTTGCCCTTGCCTTTTATTTTGGAGCCAGATTTGGATTTGATAAAACTGACAG GAAACGACTATTCGGTATGATCAATGAACTACCAACAATATTTGAAGTTGTTACTGGTGAAGCAAAGAAACAAGTTAAAGAGAAGTCTTCGGTTTCAAACAACAGTGGCAGCAAATCTAAGTCTAACTCTAAAGCG GCTTCCGAAACCCAGGGCAGACAGTCAAAGGCATTACAAACAAAAGATGAGGATGAAGAACTAGAAGAGCAAGATAACGATGAACATGGAGATACCTTGTGTGGGGCATGTGGTGAGAATTATGGTACTGATGAATTCTGGATTTGCTGTGACATCTGTGAGAAGTGGTTCCATGGCAAATGTGTGAAGATCACCCCTGCTAGAGCAGAGCTTATCAAGCAATACAAGTGCCCATCATGCAGTAACAAGAGAGCTCGCTAA